The genomic region ATTTTACGTATTGAAGATGCAGTTATGGAGACTCTTTCTAGTACTCCACCAGAACTTGCTGCAGATATTTATAACACGGGGATATATATGGCTGGTGGGGGGTCTCTTTTAAGAGGTTTAGATAAAAGAATCTCTAAAAAAACTGGACTTTCTGTTTCTTTAGTAGAAGATCCTTTGAGAGCAGTAGTAAAAGGAACAGGGGTAGCTTTGAAAAATATTGATAAATTTACATTTTTAATGAAATAATGAAATCTAGAATATTATTATGCGTGATTTTTTTTTAAAATGGCGTTTTTTTATTTTATTTATTTTATTAGAATCTACAGCACTTTTTCTCTCTTTTTCAAAAAATAATTTTCATCAAAATATTGATACTGGTTCTTCTAATTTTATTATTGGAAATATTTATAAATCTATTTATAGATTACGTCGTTATTTTTTTTTAGATATTGAGAATGAAAAACTTATAAATGAAAATGCAAAATTACGTCATTTTATTATATCCTCGAAAATAAAAAAAATTACTAAAGATTTTAAAAAAAAAAATATCGATTATTTACAACAATATATTTATACACCTGTAAAAATTATAAATAATAGTATATATGAACAGGAGAATTATATAACTATTAATAAAGGAAGTTTAGATGGAATTAAAACAGATATGGGGATAATATTATCTTATGGAATAGCTGGAATAATTATAAAAACTTCACCACATTTCAGTATAGCTATTTCACTTTTGAATCCAAAAATTAAAGTTAATGCTAGATTAAAAAAAAATAAATATTTTGGAACGGTAAGTTGGGATGGGCTGGACCATGAATATATTGTTTTATATGATATTCCTAGGCATTCTATTTTTTATAAAGGAGAAATAGTAGAAACAGATGGAAAATCTTCAACTTTTCCTGAAGGAATACCGATTGGGAGAGTTACTTGTTATAAATTTGATGAAAAATATGCAAATTATGTAATAAAAGTAAAACTTTTTGAAAATTTTTCTACTCTAGAAAATGCTTATGTTGTGAAAAATTTATTCAAAAAAGAATGGAATAATATTCAACTTTATAAAGTTGAACATGAACAATGAATTTTATTTTTATTAGAATATTTTTCATATATGTTTTTTATATTTTTTTTCTTTGTTTAATTCAAATATCAATATTGAATCCTATATTTTTTGGATGGTATACTTATATTTATATACTTTTTATATTAACATATCCATATCATGGAAATAAATCTATATTTTTGTGTTTATCTTTTATAATTGGATGGATTATAGATAATTGTATGAACACTGGTGGGAATCATGCTTTTTCTACTACTTTTTCTGCTTTTTTTAGATTAAAATTACTTCAATTTTTTGACGGAAAAAATTTTCTAACAAGAAGTGATTTTTCGATTTATGAATTACCATTTATTCGAAAAATACTTTATATATTTTCATTAGTTTTGGCTCATCATTTTTCATTATTTATATTAGAAGTATTTAAAATTTCTTTTTTTAATAAAATTATTTTATTGAAAACTATATTTAGCAGTATTTTTACTACAATTTTATGTATGGTATATTTTTTTTTTAGAAAAATTAAAAATTGAAAAAATTACATATATTTTATATTTTATTAAGTTCTATAGGTTTAATTTTTATAATTAGATTATTTTATCTACAAATATATACTGAAAAGTATATTTTAAATGCATTTAATACATCTATTAAACAAGAAATTATTATTCCTGAAAGGGGCTCTATTTTTGATAGAAATAATAATTTATTAGTATTTAATAAGTCTATTTATGAATTAATAGTAGTCCCCATGTTAATAGATGAAAATTTTAATATCATAGAATTCTGTAATCTTCTAGGAATAAAAAAAGATACTTTTCATAAAAATTTAAATAAAGCAAAAGCTTATTCTAAATATTTACCTTCTGTTTTTATTCCTTTTATTTCAAAGGAAAAATTTGCTACTATACAAGAAAAACTTTATAAATATAAAGGATTTGATTGGACTAAACGTTCTCTTAGAGATTATAAAGTAGAAAGTTCGGCAAATATTTTAGGATAT from Blattabacterium sp. (Cryptocercus punctulatus) str. Cpu harbors:
- the mreC gene encoding rod shape-determining protein MreC; translation: MRDFFLKWRFFILFILLESTALFLSFSKNNFHQNIDTGSSNFIIGNIYKSIYRLRRYFFLDIENEKLINENAKLRHFIISSKIKKITKDFKKKNIDYLQQYIYTPVKIINNSIYEQENYITINKGSLDGIKTDMGIILSYGIAGIIIKTSPHFSIAISLLNPKIKVNARLKKNKYFGTVSWDGLDHEYIVLYDIPRHSIFYKGEIVETDGKSSTFPEGIPIGRVTCYKFDEKYANYVIKVKLFENFSTLENAYVVKNLFKKEWNNIQLYKVEHEQ